The Mesorhizobium loti genome includes a region encoding these proteins:
- a CDS encoding alcohol dehydrogenase catalytic domain-containing protein → MKAARLYGPGDLRVEDIAAPGAPDAGWVKLRVDAAGICGSDLHNFRTGQWISRSPSTAGHELTGTVTAIGAGIDIVAIGDRVVADSRFWCGDCAQCHAGRRHLCASLGFVGEICDGGFAEQAVLPVRLLHIIDAGLDERVAAMAEPLAVALHAVRRLPKTAGSVLVVGCGPIGGLAALLLSRTFAGTVLVADRNQSRCARVARVTGATIVDLNRDAVAAATANAPLLAAIEATGSIAALNQLLGVLDPGGTVAMVGIFHDRLDIDPNTLVEREIGLLGCHAFADELPEAVRMLGELSEPLLALIDQEIGLDDIPAAYQRLLAGQSDGLKTIIRMRQPVEQS, encoded by the coding sequence ATGAAGGCGGCACGACTCTACGGACCCGGCGATCTGCGCGTCGAGGATATCGCCGCGCCGGGCGCGCCGGATGCGGGCTGGGTGAAGCTCAGGGTCGACGCCGCCGGCATTTGCGGCTCGGACCTGCACAATTTCCGCACGGGCCAGTGGATAAGCCGGTCGCCTTCGACGGCCGGCCATGAGCTGACCGGCACGGTGACCGCCATCGGCGCGGGCATCGACATCGTCGCCATCGGCGACAGGGTGGTTGCCGATTCCCGTTTCTGGTGCGGAGACTGCGCGCAATGCCACGCCGGCAGGCGACATCTCTGCGCGTCCTTGGGCTTCGTGGGGGAGATCTGCGACGGCGGATTTGCCGAACAGGCGGTGCTGCCCGTACGGCTTTTGCATATCATCGATGCCGGGCTCGACGAGCGGGTCGCGGCGATGGCCGAGCCGCTCGCGGTGGCGCTGCATGCGGTGCGGCGCCTGCCGAAGACGGCCGGCTCCGTGCTGGTCGTCGGCTGCGGGCCGATCGGCGGTCTTGCCGCGCTGCTGCTGTCGCGAACCTTCGCCGGCACCGTGCTCGTCGCCGACCGCAACCAGAGCCGCTGCGCCCGCGTGGCGCGGGTGACGGGGGCAACGATCGTCGATCTGAACCGGGATGCCGTTGCCGCCGCAACCGCCAATGCCCCGCTGCTCGCGGCCATTGAGGCGACGGGCAGCATCGCGGCACTCAACCAGTTGCTCGGCGTTCTCGATCCCGGCGGCACGGTCGCCATGGTCGGCATCTTCCATGACCGTCTCGACATCGATCCGAACACATTGGTCGAACGTGAGATCGGATTGCTGGGATGCCACGCCTTTGCCGACGAACTGCCCGAGGCCGTGCGGATGCTGGGTGAACTGAGCGAGCCGCTGCTGGCGCTGATCGACCAAGAGATCGGCCTGGATGACATTCCCGCCGCCTATCAGCGGCTGTTGGCGGGGCAAAGCGACGGCTTGAAAACAATCATCCGCATGCGGCAACCTGTCGAGCAGTCGTGA
- a CDS encoding histidinol-phosphate transaminase codes for MVRTEVNRLSPYNSGLTIDEVQQRYAPARIAKLGSNENPLGPSPSLATTMHAGSEMFRLYPDPAGRKLRQAIADKYAVTEDQIILGNGSEDLLSVISRAVLRPGDAVVTLYPSFPLHEDYATLMGATVKRVAVNDDLTINVDALIDGVRERPRMLLFSNPMNPVGSWLPGGDLSRVLDAAGDETLIVIDEAYAEYAEGDDYTSSLPHLSKLDRPWIVLRTFSKAFGLAGLRIGFGIVGDPELRALLDRVRTPFNANAMAQAAALAALADDEHLARVVALAMAERARVETFLKSKGLGVAPSRGNFLFFNCRQDASVFVEGLLRQGVIVKPWKQQGFDTYVRVSIGSASENDHFMAVLSELL; via the coding sequence ATGGTTCGCACCGAAGTCAACCGCCTTTCGCCCTACAATTCCGGGCTGACCATTGACGAGGTGCAACAACGATACGCGCCGGCCAGGATCGCCAAACTGGGTTCGAACGAAAACCCGCTCGGGCCAAGCCCGTCGCTGGCCACGACGATGCATGCCGGGTCCGAGATGTTCCGCCTCTATCCGGACCCTGCCGGACGCAAGCTGCGCCAGGCGATCGCCGACAAATATGCCGTCACCGAGGACCAGATTATCCTGGGCAACGGTTCCGAAGACCTTCTCTCCGTGATCAGCCGGGCCGTGTTGCGGCCAGGCGACGCCGTCGTCACGCTCTATCCGTCGTTTCCGCTGCATGAGGACTATGCGACGCTTATGGGCGCGACCGTCAAACGCGTTGCCGTCAACGACGATCTCACCATCAATGTCGACGCGCTGATCGACGGGGTGCGCGAACGGCCCCGCATGCTGCTGTTCTCGAACCCGATGAACCCGGTCGGCAGCTGGCTCCCCGGCGGCGACCTGTCAAGGGTTCTGGATGCGGCAGGCGACGAGACGCTGATCGTCATCGATGAGGCCTATGCCGAATATGCCGAGGGCGACGACTATACGTCATCCCTGCCCCACCTGAGCAAGCTCGACCGGCCATGGATCGTGCTGCGGACCTTTTCCAAGGCGTTCGGCCTGGCCGGACTGCGGATCGGCTTCGGCATCGTCGGCGACCCGGAACTGCGCGCGCTGCTCGACCGTGTCCGCACACCCTTCAACGCCAACGCCATGGCCCAGGCCGCCGCACTGGCGGCGCTCGCCGATGATGAACACCTCGCCAGGGTCGTCGCGCTGGCCATGGCGGAACGAGCACGCGTCGAGACTTTCCTCAAGAGCAAGGGGCTCGGCGTCGCCCCCTCCAGGGGCAATTTCCTGTTCTTCAACTGCCGGCAAGATGCCTCCGTCTTCGTCGAGGGCCTGCTGCGCCAAGGCGTCATCGTCAAACCGTGGAAGCAGCAGGGCTTCGACACCTATGTGCGCGTCAGCATCGGCTCGGCATCGGAGAACGACCACTTCATGGCCGTTCTGTCGGAGTTGTTGTGA
- a CDS encoding ABC transporter permease — MAAVLANPITRRLLRIPPSYFVFLVLLATLWIARPNMLNLNIMGIFIRQIVPLGILVLGQLVVMRVKSIDLSGGGIILLINYFISSGSFPGASLPFFVMLALATGLVIGLFNGFMIGVRRVSAVIVTLAVSIILVGLVQFLSSGNPPGDVPKLFNDLYNTKFLSVPTPVLFWVLLTALVWLLLSRTVFGRYVASVGENAEAAHFSGVPVQRTVILAHTLAGLIAAIAALVQTGSIAVGSVRVGLDLPILAVAATILGGVVFGRGDGGVWGPFFGALCFALLFVVMTVLGIDEPGKLIAQGVIILGAAIFYGVRVRTP; from the coding sequence ATGGCTGCCGTTCTCGCAAATCCGATTACCCGGCGTCTGCTTCGCATCCCGCCGTCCTATTTTGTCTTCCTCGTGCTGCTGGCGACGCTGTGGATCGCGCGGCCGAACATGCTCAACCTCAACATCATGGGCATCTTCATCAGGCAGATCGTTCCGCTCGGTATCCTGGTGCTGGGACAGCTCGTCGTCATGCGGGTGAAGTCGATCGACCTTTCCGGCGGCGGCATCATCCTGCTCATCAACTATTTCATCTCGTCAGGCAGTTTCCCCGGCGCGTCGCTGCCATTCTTCGTTATGCTGGCGCTCGCCACCGGGCTGGTCATAGGCCTGTTCAACGGCTTCATGATCGGTGTCCGTCGGGTGTCGGCCGTCATCGTCACGCTGGCGGTCAGCATCATCCTGGTCGGGCTGGTGCAGTTCCTGTCGAGCGGCAATCCGCCCGGCGACGTGCCGAAGCTGTTCAACGACCTCTACAACACGAAGTTCCTGTCGGTTCCGACGCCGGTGCTGTTCTGGGTCCTGCTGACCGCCTTGGTGTGGCTGCTTCTGTCGCGGACCGTGTTTGGCCGCTACGTCGCCTCAGTCGGGGAGAATGCCGAAGCCGCGCATTTCTCCGGCGTGCCGGTTCAGCGCACGGTCATCCTGGCGCATACGCTGGCCGGCCTGATCGCGGCCATCGCCGCCCTGGTGCAGACCGGTTCGATCGCCGTCGGCAGCGTCCGTGTCGGTCTCGACCTGCCGATCCTGGCGGTCGCCGCAACCATCCTTGGCGGCGTCGTCTTCGGTCGTGGCGACGGCGGCGTCTGGGGGCCTTTCTTCGGGGCACTGTGCTTTGCGCTGCTGTTCGTGGTGATGACGGTGCTGGGCATCGACGAGCCCGGCAAGCTCATCGCCCAGGGCGTCATCATCCTCGGCGCGGCGATCTTCTACGGAGTGCGCGTGCGAACCCCTTGA
- a CDS encoding ABC transporter substrate-binding protein — translation MRNLTGQFRALVMAAAIGLAAAPAAYAADAAIPTTPEAGAFKIGIEPWLGYGQWHVAEAKGLFKTNGLSDVQIVNFAEDKDINAALASGQLDAANIATHTAMGMVAAGLPVKIVLLLDVSMTADAIIAGKDVTSIKDLKGKQVAFEEGTTSDILLKYALARNGMSIDDVKPVPMPASDAGSALIAGQVPVAVTYEPYLTVAMAQNKDLKLLFTAGEDPGLISDVLVVRDEVIKSRPGQVLAMIKSWDAALKDYNADTPGGRAIIAKAVGSDVKDLNTAFDGVRYYSLAENKTALTGDFTTKTFADVEAAAKNAKLLQADVTPEQMIDPSFVKAAE, via the coding sequence ATGCGTAACCTAACAGGACAATTTCGCGCGCTCGTGATGGCCGCCGCCATCGGGCTCGCCGCCGCCCCGGCAGCCTACGCGGCCGATGCGGCCATTCCCACCACGCCCGAGGCAGGAGCGTTCAAGATCGGCATCGAGCCCTGGCTTGGCTATGGCCAGTGGCATGTCGCCGAGGCCAAGGGCCTGTTCAAGACAAATGGGCTGAGCGACGTCCAGATCGTCAATTTCGCCGAGGACAAGGACATCAATGCAGCCCTTGCGAGCGGCCAGCTTGACGCCGCCAACATCGCCACCCACACGGCGATGGGCATGGTTGCGGCCGGCCTGCCGGTGAAGATCGTGCTGCTGCTCGACGTCTCCATGACCGCCGACGCCATCATCGCCGGCAAGGACGTCACCTCGATCAAGGACCTCAAGGGCAAGCAGGTCGCTTTCGAGGAAGGCACGACGAGCGACATCCTGCTCAAATACGCGCTCGCCAGGAACGGCATGTCGATCGACGATGTGAAGCCGGTTCCGATGCCGGCGTCGGACGCCGGCAGCGCCTTGATCGCCGGCCAGGTGCCGGTCGCGGTGACTTACGAACCGTACCTCACCGTCGCCATGGCGCAGAACAAGGACCTCAAGCTGCTGTTCACCGCCGGTGAGGATCCGGGCCTGATCAGCGACGTGCTGGTGGTGCGTGACGAGGTGATCAAGTCGCGGCCCGGCCAGGTGCTGGCCATGATCAAGAGCTGGGATGCGGCGCTCAAGGACTACAATGCCGACACGCCCGGTGGCCGCGCCATCATCGCCAAGGCCGTCGGCTCGGACGTCAAGGACCTCAACACCGCCTTTGACGGCGTGCGCTACTATTCGCTCGCCGAAAACAAGACGGCGCTGACCGGCGACTTCACCACCAAGACCTTCGCCGATGTCGAAGCCGCCGCCAAGAACGCCAAGCTGCTTCAGGCCGATGTGACGCCGGAGCAGATGATCGACCCGTCCTTCGTCAAGGCGGCGGAATGA
- a CDS encoding ABC transporter permease, translated as MAKQARRRRSSGIGVPIARSRFLTIAVAVFVGLGLAWWAATGLGLVKPIFLPSPGSVATQIAKLATDGTLWLDLKASMYRISIGFLIASALSIPIGVLIGSFRSWEAAIEPLVDFIRYMPVVAFVPLSILWAGTGDSQKFLIIFIGTFFQQVLMIMDNVKRVPADFIGLGRTLGLPDRKILTRIVVPSALPGIWDTLRISLGWAWTWLVLAELVAATSGLGYRITVSQRYFQTNTIIGYILLLGLLGLITDQVMKALEKVLFKQEGRSQ; from the coding sequence ATCGCGAAACAGGCGAGGCGCCGCCGATCCTCCGGGATCGGCGTGCCCATCGCCAGGTCGCGCTTCCTGACGATCGCGGTGGCTGTCTTTGTCGGGCTGGGCCTTGCCTGGTGGGCGGCGACCGGACTGGGGTTGGTAAAGCCGATCTTCCTGCCGTCGCCGGGCAGTGTCGCGACGCAGATCGCCAAGCTCGCGACCGACGGCACGTTGTGGCTGGACCTCAAAGCCTCGATGTACCGCATTTCCATCGGCTTCCTCATCGCCTCGGCGCTGTCGATACCGATCGGCGTGCTGATCGGCAGTTTCCGCTCCTGGGAGGCGGCCATCGAGCCGCTGGTGGATTTCATCCGCTACATGCCGGTCGTCGCTTTCGTGCCGCTCTCCATCCTGTGGGCGGGCACCGGCGATTCGCAGAAGTTCCTGATCATCTTCATCGGCACCTTCTTCCAGCAGGTGCTGATGATCATGGACAATGTGAAGCGGGTTCCCGCCGATTTCATCGGCCTTGGGCGCACGCTCGGCCTGCCGGATCGCAAGATCCTGACGCGCATCGTCGTGCCCAGCGCCTTGCCGGGCATCTGGGACACGCTGCGCATCAGCCTGGGCTGGGCATGGACCTGGCTGGTGCTGGCCGAACTCGTCGCCGCGACTTCGGGGCTCGGCTATCGCATCACGGTGTCGCAGCGCTATTTCCAGACCAACACCATCATCGGCTACATCCTGCTGCTTGGCCTGCTCGGCCTCATCACCGACCAGGTGATGAAGGCGCTGGAAAAGGTGCTGTTCAAGCAAGAGGGCCGCTCGCAATGA
- the hutC gene encoding histidine utilization repressor, with translation MITLPDTASPLYEKVKDYILTNIGTGRWGKDRKLPSENELVASLGVSRMTVHRALRELTSAGFLIRLQGVGTFIAPPRPQSTLIEINNIAAEIVERGNTHRSEVLVLETIMPTKELGLSFEFAKRVSIYHSVVVNFENDLPVQLEERFVNPSLIPDYDKQDFSKTATYDYLMQKTPVTEVEHIISAIPADAETARHLGIDVGACCLFLHRRTWTGAVVATISKLTYAGSRYSLGSRYSPSKNN, from the coding sequence ATGATCACTTTGCCCGACACGGCCAGCCCCCTTTACGAGAAGGTGAAGGACTACATCCTAACCAACATCGGAACGGGCCGGTGGGGCAAGGATCGCAAGCTGCCGTCCGAAAATGAGCTGGTGGCGTCGCTCGGCGTGTCGCGGATGACGGTTCACCGGGCCCTCAGAGAGTTGACCTCGGCGGGGTTCCTGATCCGTCTGCAAGGTGTGGGAACCTTCATCGCGCCGCCGCGGCCGCAATCGACGCTGATCGAGATCAACAACATCGCAGCCGAGATCGTCGAGCGCGGCAACACGCATCGCTCCGAAGTCCTTGTCCTTGAAACGATCATGCCGACAAAGGAGCTGGGGCTTTCGTTCGAGTTCGCAAAGCGTGTCTCGATCTATCATTCCGTCGTCGTCAATTTCGAGAACGATCTGCCGGTGCAACTGGAAGAGCGTTTCGTCAATCCGAGCCTCATCCCCGATTATGACAAGCAGGATTTTTCGAAGACGGCGACCTATGACTACCTCATGCAGAAAACCCCGGTGACCGAGGTCGAGCATATCATCTCCGCGATCCCGGCCGACGCCGAGACGGCGCGGCATCTGGGCATCGATGTCGGCGCCTGCTGCCTTTTCCTGCACCGCCGGACATGGACGGGCGCGGTGGTGGCGACGATCAGCAAGCTGACTTATGCCGGCAGCCGCTACTCGCTCGGCAGCCGCTATTCCCCGTCCAAAAACAACTGA
- the hisD gene encoding histidinol dehydrogenase, translated as MSDISFHDLSSIDADQRASLLKRAEADLTVFVEKVRPIIQAVKDEGDAALIRFARELDKANVAEGELQVSEAEFDAAFDKVEKDVVESIQFGIDNIRHFHEEQKPETMWLKEVRPGAYAGDRYTPIASVALYVPRGKGAFPSVTMMTSVPAVIAGVPQIAIVTPPTSDGSVDAATLVAARLAGVGTVYKCGGAQAVAAVAYGTETVKPALKIVGPGSPWVVAAKSVLSSVINTGLPAGPSEAIIFADDSVDGGLAALDLLIEAEHGPDSSAYLVTHSRKVAEAALAAIPEHWSRMTEQRVEFSRAVLTGKRGGIVLTASLEDSYRFINDYAPEHLEILSKEPFAHLGRITEAAEILMGPHTPVTLANFVLGPNAVLPTSRWARTYGPLSVTDFVKRSSVGYVTSAAYPELALHARRLARYEGFSSHENAVSEIRDRYLAG; from the coding sequence ATGTCCGACATCAGCTTCCACGATTTGTCATCCATCGATGCCGACCAGCGCGCCAGTCTGCTGAAACGCGCCGAGGCCGATCTGACGGTCTTCGTCGAGAAGGTCCGGCCGATCATCCAGGCCGTCAAGGACGAAGGCGACGCCGCCTTGATCCGCTTCGCCAGGGAACTCGACAAGGCCAATGTCGCCGAGGGCGAACTGCAGGTGTCGGAAGCCGAGTTCGACGCGGCGTTCGACAAGGTGGAAAAGGACGTCGTCGAGAGCATCCAGTTCGGCATCGACAACATCAGACATTTCCATGAGGAGCAGAAGCCGGAAACGATGTGGCTCAAGGAAGTCCGGCCGGGCGCCTATGCCGGCGACCGGTACACACCGATCGCCTCCGTTGCGCTCTACGTTCCGCGCGGCAAGGGCGCTTTCCCGTCGGTGACGATGATGACGTCGGTGCCGGCGGTGATTGCCGGCGTGCCGCAGATCGCCATCGTTACGCCGCCGACATCGGATGGTTCGGTGGACGCGGCAACGCTCGTCGCTGCACGCCTCGCCGGCGTCGGGACCGTGTACAAATGCGGCGGCGCACAGGCCGTTGCCGCCGTCGCCTACGGCACGGAAACGGTGAAGCCCGCGCTCAAGATCGTCGGCCCCGGCAGCCCGTGGGTGGTGGCGGCCAAGAGCGTGCTGTCGTCGGTCATCAACACCGGCCTTCCGGCCGGCCCATCGGAAGCGATCATCTTTGCCGATGACAGCGTCGATGGCGGCCTTGCCGCGCTTGATCTTCTCATCGAAGCCGAGCACGGGCCGGATTCCTCGGCCTATCTGGTGACGCACAGCCGCAAGGTCGCCGAGGCCGCCTTGGCTGCAATCCCCGAACATTGGTCGCGGATGACCGAGCAGCGCGTCGAGTTCTCGCGCGCGGTGCTGACCGGCAAGCGGGGCGGCATCGTGCTGACGGCGTCGCTGGAAGACAGCTACCGCTTCATCAACGACTATGCGCCCGAGCACCTCGAGATCCTGTCGAAGGAACCGTTCGCGCATCTCGGGCGTATCACCGAGGCGGCCGAAATCCTGATGGGTCCGCACACGCCGGTGACGCTGGCCAACTTCGTCCTCGGACCCAATGCGGTGCTGCCGACCAGCCGCTGGGCACGGACCTACGGCCCGCTCTCGGTGACGGATTTCGTCAAGCGTTCGTCGGTCGGCTATGTCACCTCGGCGGCCTATCCGGAACTCGCTCTGCATGCCCGCAGGCTCGCCCGCTACGAGGGCTTCAGCTCGCATGAGAACGCGGTCTCGGAAATCCGCGACCGCTATCTCGCCGGCTGA
- a CDS encoding SGNH/GDSL hydrolase family protein, which produces MSPPKNIMCYGDSLTWGWVPVKEGSPTYRYPYDQRWTGVMAAALGAGYHIVEEGLSARTTCLDDPNDPRLNGANYLPSAIASHLPLDLVIVMLGTNDTKSYFRRTPYEIANGMAKLVGQILTSAGGIGTPYPAPKALVIAPPPLTPMPDPWFEGMFGGGHEKSRDLARQYKAMADFMKIDFLNAGDFVTTDGVDGIHFTAANNVDLGRAVADKVKSILEPGKVSTAA; this is translated from the coding sequence ATGTCACCGCCAAAAAACATCATGTGCTACGGCGACTCGCTGACCTGGGGCTGGGTTCCGGTCAAGGAAGGGTCGCCGACCTACCGCTATCCCTATGATCAGCGCTGGACGGGCGTGATGGCGGCAGCACTCGGAGCCGGCTATCACATCGTCGAAGAAGGCTTGAGCGCGCGCACGACCTGTCTCGACGACCCCAACGATCCGCGCCTGAACGGCGCCAACTATCTGCCTTCGGCCATTGCCAGCCACCTGCCGCTGGACCTGGTCATCGTGATGCTCGGCACCAACGACACGAAATCCTATTTCCGCCGGACGCCTTACGAGATCGCCAATGGAATGGCGAAACTGGTCGGGCAGATCCTGACCAGCGCCGGCGGCATCGGCACCCCTTATCCGGCCCCGAAGGCGCTGGTCATCGCGCCGCCGCCGCTGACGCCGATGCCCGATCCGTGGTTCGAGGGCATGTTCGGCGGCGGTCATGAAAAGTCCAGGGATCTGGCCAGGCAGTACAAGGCGATGGCGGATTTCATGAAGATCGACTTCCTGAATGCCGGCGATTTCGTCACCACGGACGGTGTCGACGGCATCCATTTCACTGCCGCAAACAACGTCGATCTGGGGCGCGCCGTCGCTGACAAGGTCAAGTCGATCCTCGAGCCGGGCAAGGTCAGCACCGCCGCCTGA
- a CDS encoding 3-oxoacyl-ACP reductase FabG: MRNASLFDLSGRKALVTGASRGIGRSIAEALSAAGADVAVTARSLASLQDTTTAIRAAGGVAHAIALDVTDVGRCRAATDEAAGLLGGLDILVNNAGIEEVRASLDVDEALWDRIVDTNLKGAFFCAQAAARRMRDAGRPGAIINLCSLTSEVGIPTAVPYGSSKSGLLGMTRALAAEWAELGIRVNAIAPGYFRTAMTDVFYANEAWQHSMLAKIPQRRFGDLHDLHGIAVFLASDAAAYITGQSIPVDGGFLASI; this comes from the coding sequence ATGCGCAACGCTTCTCTCTTCGATCTCTCCGGCAGGAAGGCGCTTGTCACCGGCGCAAGCCGGGGCATCGGGCGCAGCATCGCCGAAGCGCTGAGTGCTGCCGGCGCCGACGTCGCGGTCACGGCGCGCAGCCTGGCCTCATTGCAGGACACAACGACAGCCATCCGCGCCGCCGGCGGGGTGGCGCACGCCATCGCTCTCGACGTCACCGATGTCGGCCGCTGCCGCGCAGCCACAGACGAGGCGGCCGGCCTGCTTGGCGGCCTCGACATTCTCGTCAACAATGCCGGGATAGAGGAAGTCCGGGCCTCGCTCGATGTCGACGAGGCGCTGTGGGACAGGATCGTCGACACGAATCTCAAGGGAGCGTTCTTCTGCGCCCAGGCCGCCGCGCGGCGGATGCGGGACGCCGGCCGTCCCGGCGCCATCATCAACCTGTGCTCGCTGACATCCGAAGTCGGCATTCCCACCGCGGTGCCGTATGGCTCGTCGAAGTCGGGCCTGCTCGGCATGACACGGGCGCTTGCGGCGGAGTGGGCGGAGCTTGGCATAAGGGTCAACGCCATCGCGCCGGGCTATTTCAGGACGGCGATGACTGATGTGTTCTACGCCAACGAGGCCTGGCAGCACTCCATGCTGGCCAAGATCCCGCAGCGCCGTTTCGGCGATCTCCATGACCTGCATGGCATCGCCGTGTTCCTCGCTTCGGATGCCGCGGCCTACATAACCGGCCAGTCCATCCCGGTCGATGGCGGCTTTCTCGCCTCGATCTGA
- a CDS encoding ABC transporter ATP-binding protein, with amino-acid sequence MSTQSDDEKEDTSGRPTKAVVGSHRDEEEVFGKAYDPRIIRRIWSFVKPYQSRIFISVAAVLVFTLTQLAIPLVIRYAIDHGMTAGRLDQSVMIAAIGAFSAIILINYGASYVQESVVGKVAENVLSDLRRAMFSHLQRVSLSFMDKTEVGRLMSRLQGDVNSMQEFLETSVMSVGDIVLLFGIVSVLLWLDFRLGLLTLSTMPVLFIVRLFWLPRAKVAFMAAHETNSIANGALAEGIHGVRTVQSLERQHVNFDLYDEKVLANLNAHLTSAKYAQVMVPIVDTLTGIAMATVIVVGGSMVLSHSLDIGVMVAFLFYIQRFFDPIRSLTMQYSVMQRAMASGQRISEVLDVPVDVSDKQGAIALSRDMDGSVEFRNVTFGYRPNQPVLKNISFRVNPGETVALVGPTGSGKSSSMALVHRFYDVWSGEVLVGGHDVRDLTQDSLGDQVAMVLQEPFLFSGSVLENIRYHKTSASREEVVRAAQAVGAHDFIENLPDGYDTELEQRGGNLSLGQRQLISFARALVADAKILVLDEATASIDSYTEMLIQKALITLLEGRTGLVIAHRLATIRGADRIIVLQNGEIVESGNHEQLMARKGLYARLYTMNYASFDDISEGELELDAAVGKAT; translated from the coding sequence ATGTCGACACAGAGCGACGACGAGAAGGAAGACACCAGCGGCCGGCCGACCAAGGCGGTCGTCGGCTCGCATCGCGACGAGGAAGAGGTTTTCGGCAAGGCCTATGATCCGCGCATCATCAGGCGCATCTGGAGCTTCGTGAAGCCATATCAGAGCCGGATTTTCATCTCGGTCGCCGCGGTGCTGGTGTTCACGCTGACGCAATTGGCGATCCCGCTGGTCATCCGCTACGCCATCGACCACGGCATGACGGCGGGCAGGCTCGACCAGTCGGTGATGATCGCCGCGATCGGTGCTTTCTCAGCGATCATCCTCATCAACTACGGCGCCAGCTATGTGCAGGAAAGCGTCGTCGGCAAGGTGGCCGAGAACGTGCTGTCCGACCTGCGCCGCGCCATGTTCAGCCATCTGCAGCGGGTCTCTTTGAGCTTCATGGACAAGACCGAGGTCGGTCGGCTGATGTCGCGCCTGCAGGGCGACGTCAATTCGATGCAGGAATTCCTCGAAACGTCGGTCATGTCGGTGGGCGACATCGTGCTGTTGTTCGGCATCGTCAGCGTGCTGCTCTGGCTCGATTTCCGGCTCGGCCTGCTGACGCTGTCGACCATGCCGGTGCTGTTCATCGTGCGCCTGTTCTGGCTGCCGCGCGCCAAGGTCGCCTTCATGGCCGCGCACGAGACCAATTCGATCGCCAACGGCGCGCTGGCCGAAGGCATCCATGGCGTGCGCACCGTGCAGAGCCTGGAGCGCCAGCACGTCAATTTCGACCTTTACGACGAGAAGGTTCTGGCCAACCTCAATGCCCATCTGACCTCGGCGAAATACGCGCAGGTGATGGTGCCTATCGTCGACACGCTGACCGGCATCGCCATGGCGACGGTCATCGTCGTCGGCGGTTCGATGGTGCTCTCGCACAGCCTCGACATCGGCGTCATGGTGGCGTTCCTGTTCTACATCCAGCGCTTCTTCGACCCCATCCGCTCGCTGACCATGCAGTACAGCGTCATGCAGCGCGCCATGGCTTCGGGCCAGCGCATCTCCGAAGTGCTCGACGTGCCGGTCGACGTCAGCGACAAACAAGGCGCTATCGCACTGTCGCGCGACATGGACGGCTCGGTCGAGTTCAGGAACGTCACCTTCGGTTATAGGCCAAACCAGCCGGTGCTGAAGAACATCTCCTTTCGCGTCAATCCGGGCGAGACCGTGGCCCTGGTCGGCCCGACCGGGTCGGGCAAGTCCAGCTCGATGGCGCTGGTGCACCGCTTCTACGACGTCTGGTCAGGCGAGGTCCTGGTCGGCGGCCACGACGTGCGTGACCTGACCCAGGATTCGCTCGGCGATCAGGTGGCCATGGTGCTGCAGGAGCCGTTCCTGTTCTCCGGCTCGGTGCTGGAAAACATCCGCTACCACAAGACATCAGCCAGCCGCGAGGAGGTGGTGCGCGCCGCGCAGGCTGTCGGCGCGCACGATTTCATCGAGAACCTGCCCGATGGCTACGATACCGAGCTTGAACAGCGCGGCGGCAATCTCTCGCTCGGCCAGCGCCAACTGATCAGTTTCGCGCGCGCACTGGTGGCGGATGCCAAGATCCTGGTGCTCGACGAAGCCACGGCCAGCATCGATTCCTACACCGAGATGCTGATCCAGAAGGCGCTGATCACCCTGCTGGAAGGCCGCACCGGTCTGGTCATCGCCCACCGTCTGGCCACCATCCGCGGCGCCGACCGCATCATCGTGCTGCAGAACGGCGAGATCGTCGAAAGCGGCAACCACGAACAGCTGATGGCAAGAAAAGGCCTCTACGCCCGCCTCTACACCATGAACTACGCCTCGTTCGACGACATTTCCGAAGGCGAGTTGGAACTGGACGCGGCGGTCGGCAAGGCGACGTGA